In Symmachiella dynata, the following are encoded in one genomic region:
- a CDS encoding molybdopterin oxidoreductase family protein, whose product MSTTADPTRMDQLQSLLHQRTGPLTRELLLKPGEFGLGKVPARQLPDATTNMVCGYCSTGCGLNVHLQEGTAVALTPTTDYPVNLGMACPKGWEALTVLDSPDRATVPMLRNASGKLEPVTWDTAMQTFVERLQGIQKQHGAESVAFLSTGQIPTEEMALLGALTKFGMGIVHGDGNTRQCMATAVVAYKQAFGFDAPPYTYADFEESDVIVLIGSNICIAHPIMWERVMRNPHDPEIIVVDPRMTETAMNASLHLPLAPKSDQTLLYGIARILIENNWVDHDYIDQHTNDFQEFREYVAQFSLERVARESGLSEQQIQRFAELIHDGKRVSFWWTMGVNQSHQGVRTAQAIINLALMTGNIGRPGTGANSITGQANAMGSRLFSNTTNLLGGHDFANPEHREKIAGILGINSEVIPTQNSWAYDEIIEGILRGKIKGLWVICTNPAHSWINQTQCRDILDRLDFLVVQDMYGNTETVQMADLVLPAAGWGEKEGTQINSERRIGLVKKLRPAPGQALADFSIFKLVAEYWGCGDMFAQWESPEAVFQLLKECSRGTPCDFSGIDDYEMIDKAGGIQWPYPEKRADNAGERRLFADGEFFHADGKAKFLFEDPRPLTEKPTHRYPFILLTGRGTVAQWHTQTRTRQSAVLRKLYPENPFVEINPADARALNIRPGEWTIVESQRGRLRAKAMVTHAIKAGQLFIPMHYEPTNRLTDPVFDPYSRQPSYKSCAVNISREGF is encoded by the coding sequence ATGAGTACCACCGCCGATCCGACACGGATGGACCAGTTGCAATCGTTATTACATCAACGCACCGGCCCGCTCACGCGGGAATTGCTGTTGAAGCCGGGCGAGTTTGGGCTGGGAAAAGTTCCCGCTCGGCAACTGCCCGATGCAACGACAAATATGGTTTGCGGCTATTGTTCGACTGGTTGTGGGCTCAATGTCCATCTGCAGGAAGGAACCGCAGTCGCACTTACGCCGACCACCGACTATCCGGTGAACTTAGGCATGGCGTGTCCCAAAGGTTGGGAAGCGCTGACGGTCCTCGATTCGCCGGACCGCGCAACGGTTCCGATGTTGCGCAATGCTTCGGGTAAGTTAGAGCCGGTCACCTGGGACACGGCGATGCAGACGTTCGTCGAGCGGTTACAAGGAATACAAAAACAGCACGGTGCGGAGTCGGTCGCATTTCTCAGCACCGGGCAAATTCCCACAGAAGAAATGGCGCTGCTCGGCGCGCTGACCAAATTCGGCATGGGGATTGTGCACGGAGACGGCAATACACGGCAATGCATGGCCACTGCCGTCGTCGCCTACAAACAGGCATTCGGTTTCGACGCCCCGCCTTATACGTATGCCGATTTTGAGGAATCGGATGTCATCGTATTAATCGGCAGCAATATTTGTATCGCGCATCCCATTATGTGGGAGCGGGTGATGCGCAATCCGCATGACCCCGAAATCATCGTCGTCGATCCTCGCATGACCGAAACGGCGATGAATGCGTCGCTGCATTTGCCATTGGCTCCCAAATCGGATCAGACGTTGTTGTACGGCATTGCTCGTATTCTGATCGAGAACAATTGGGTCGACCACGATTATATTGATCAGCACACAAACGACTTTCAGGAATTTCGAGAGTACGTTGCACAATTCTCGCTGGAGCGTGTCGCGCGTGAAAGCGGGTTGTCGGAACAACAGATTCAGCGTTTCGCCGAATTGATCCACGACGGAAAACGGGTCTCGTTCTGGTGGACGATGGGAGTCAATCAAAGCCACCAAGGGGTCCGCACCGCGCAGGCGATTATTAATCTCGCACTCATGACCGGCAACATCGGCCGGCCCGGCACGGGGGCGAATTCTATTACCGGACAAGCCAACGCGATGGGCTCGCGGTTGTTCTCAAACACTACGAATTTGCTGGGCGGACATGACTTTGCCAATCCCGAGCACCGCGAAAAAATTGCCGGCATACTGGGCATCAATAGCGAGGTGATCCCGACCCAAAACAGTTGGGCGTACGACGAAATCATCGAAGGCATATTGCGGGGGAAAATCAAAGGCCTGTGGGTGATTTGCACCAACCCGGCGCATTCCTGGATCAACCAAACCCAGTGCCGCGACATTTTAGATCGCCTCGACTTTTTGGTTGTGCAAGATATGTACGGCAATACCGAAACCGTCCAGATGGCTGATTTGGTGTTACCCGCCGCCGGCTGGGGAGAAAAGGAAGGAACGCAGATCAATTCCGAACGGCGGATTGGACTCGTCAAAAAACTGCGGCCCGCCCCGGGACAAGCACTCGCCGATTTTTCGATCTTCAAACTCGTCGCCGAGTACTGGGGCTGCGGAGACATGTTTGCGCAATGGGAGTCCCCCGAGGCGGTGTTTCAATTGCTCAAGGAATGCTCGCGAGGAACGCCGTGTGATTTTTCGGGAATCGACGATTATGAAATGATCGACAAGGCGGGGGGAATTCAATGGCCTTATCCGGAGAAGAGGGCTGACAATGCTGGGGAGCGACGGTTGTTCGCCGATGGGGAGTTTTTTCATGCCGATGGCAAAGCCAAGTTCCTCTTCGAGGATCCACGACCGCTCACCGAAAAGCCGACTCACCGTTATCCCTTTATTCTACTGACCGGGCGCGGAACGGTAGCCCAATGGCACACGCAAACCCGCACCCGCCAATCGGCGGTGCTCCGTAAATTGTATCCGGAAAATCCGTTCGTCGAGATCAATCCCGCCGATGCCCGCGCGCTGAATATCCGTCCGGGCGAATGGACCATCGTCGAATCCCAACGCGGGCGCCTGCGGGCCAAGGCGATGGTGACACACGCTATCAAGGCCGGTCAATTGTTCATCCCCATGCACTACGAACCCACCAACCGCCTCACCGACCCGGTCTTCGATCCCTATTCCCGGCAACCCTCCTACAAATCCTGCGCCGTCAACATCAGCCGCGAAGGGTTTTGA
- a CDS encoding DmsC/YnfH family molybdoenzyme membrane anchor subunit: MDTLHKKNGNPTSVADGGTDSSLPILGVPPDGPTLIERLLNDQQQMTAVEQFSRAHDLGGLPAQSRYYSKLVPTSAPGPGQQYAFEVDLDRCSGCKACVTACHTLNGLDEEEAWRDVGLLVGGTAANPMMQHVTTACHHCLEPACMSACPVDAYEKDPETGIVKHLDDQCFGCQYCTLACPYDVPKYHSGKGIVRKCDMCSDRLADGEAPACVQACPHEAIAITVVDVQQVIEDSEADNFLPAAPEPHITLPTTRYKTSRVYPRNMLPADYYATNPQHPHWPLIVMLVLTQLSVGAFVVGSVLETRLDANDMIAFRQLHAASALGFGLLALTASTFHLGRPQYAFRAIVGLKHSWLSREIVAFGVFAGAACVYAAAAWIPGIPDAVVVSLSWGVAAIGVVAVFCSVMIYVFTKREFWSFTQTVTKFYLTSAILGIAATWLSILLLGAVFNNPAAQQLSRDVGDTLLQALIVTSGCKFVFELSMLSHLAARRVSPLKRSAQLLVGPLSNQTFARFALGVLGGVVMPVFLMSQQRTSEVATIIIVVMLFVACLAGELLERYQYFAAVSAPRMPGGLRS, encoded by the coding sequence ATGGACACCCTGCACAAAAAAAACGGCAACCCAACCAGCGTTGCCGATGGGGGCACAGACTCCTCGCTCCCCATACTGGGCGTCCCTCCAGACGGTCCCACGTTGATCGAACGTCTATTGAACGATCAACAACAAATGACCGCTGTGGAGCAATTTTCCCGCGCCCATGATCTGGGTGGCCTGCCTGCACAGTCCCGCTATTATTCGAAACTCGTGCCCACCTCCGCCCCCGGTCCGGGACAACAGTACGCCTTCGAAGTCGATCTCGATCGCTGTTCGGGCTGCAAAGCCTGTGTCACCGCCTGTCATACACTTAACGGTTTGGATGAAGAGGAAGCGTGGCGCGACGTCGGATTGCTGGTGGGGGGGACGGCTGCCAACCCGATGATGCAGCACGTGACCACCGCCTGTCACCACTGCCTCGAACCGGCTTGCATGTCCGCCTGCCCGGTCGATGCCTACGAGAAAGACCCAGAAACGGGGATCGTCAAACATCTCGATGATCAATGTTTTGGCTGTCAATACTGCACGTTGGCCTGTCCCTATGACGTTCCCAAATACCACAGCGGTAAGGGAATCGTCCGCAAGTGTGACATGTGTAGCGATCGGTTGGCCGATGGAGAAGCTCCCGCGTGCGTGCAAGCCTGTCCGCACGAGGCAATCGCCATCACGGTCGTCGACGTTCAGCAGGTGATCGAAGATTCCGAAGCAGACAACTTCCTGCCCGCCGCTCCCGAACCCCACATTACCTTGCCCACAACGCGCTATAAGACATCGCGCGTCTATCCCCGCAACATGTTGCCCGCCGATTATTACGCCACCAATCCGCAGCATCCACACTGGCCGTTAATTGTGATGTTGGTCCTCACACAATTGTCCGTTGGGGCATTTGTGGTTGGGAGCGTTCTGGAAACCCGCTTGGACGCCAACGACATGATTGCCTTTCGGCAATTGCACGCGGCGAGTGCCCTCGGCTTTGGTTTGTTGGCGCTGACCGCCAGCACCTTTCACCTGGGGCGGCCACAATACGCGTTTCGCGCTATCGTCGGCTTAAAGCATTCCTGGCTGAGTCGTGAAATCGTAGCATTCGGGGTCTTCGCCGGAGCTGCATGCGTTTACGCCGCTGCGGCTTGGATTCCCGGCATTCCTGATGCTGTCGTTGTGTCTTTGAGTTGGGGAGTCGCGGCTATTGGTGTTGTGGCAGTCTTCTGTTCGGTCATGATTTACGTCTTCACAAAACGCGAATTCTGGAGTTTTACACAGACCGTGACCAAATTTTATCTGACCTCTGCAATATTAGGGATCGCCGCCACGTGGTTGTCGATTTTGTTGTTGGGCGCAGTCTTCAACAATCCGGCCGCACAGCAGTTGTCGCGCGACGTGGGCGATACCTTGCTACAGGCGTTGATTGTCACCAGTGGTTGTAAATTCGTGTTTGAATTGTCGATGCTGAGCCATCTGGCAGCACGACGGGTGAGTCCGTTGAAACGGTCTGCGCAACTGCTCGTCGGGCCACTCTCGAATCAGACGTTTGCGCGGTTTGCCTTGGGGGTCCTGGGCGGCGTCGTGATGCCCGTGTTTTTAATGTCGCAACAGCGGACCTCCGAAGTCGCCACGATTATTATTGTCGTCATGCTATTCGTCGCCTGTTTGGCGGGGGAACTGCTGGAACGCTACCAGTATTTCGCCGCGGTCTCCGCACCACGCATGCCGGGAGGGCTGCGCTCATGA
- a CDS encoding Rieske 2Fe-2S domain-containing protein, with product MANPVEDWKAEKHSFEVWEDCEKYAATRTPMKEIPQPDLERMKWYGFFYRKRDGSGRYMNRIRITAGEMNAEQAREIAHLAYEYGHGIVDVTTRANVQVQGLEIEHLPKFAARLDKVGVTSKQTGHDNIRNVFAHPFSGLIPDELIDTRQLCHDVTALFVDSREYSDLPRKMNICLNGTDQHSAHFWTQDISFLATHNDDGEVVFQPLIGGTQGQNPRLASHLPVLIYPEQVVDVTRSILDLFRAKGSRVKRNAARFRFLVDEIGVSGVLQWLEETLPFPLQPGISEPTPASSHDELVGWFRQTNPKLWTMGLSVPLGRMTWQQLEGLGRLSKKWGDGQLRVTHEQGIAVINIPSGFKDAAATDAAALGLGVHADPFDLNTMACTGSQFCNIAVTETKGQMLQLVEKLRKRALKLHGIRIHMSGCPSSCAQHFTADIGLKGVRVRRLIGTREGFDVFLGGGIAGQVHMGMPYRLGVDVDQLPTLIEDVVGEYYLLHKPGQTFSAYWREKLQAAKADKVGDEEYQPPVWLCESCDHRHIGEDPPVFCPSCAGLRRHFARLDNETSPTETVVEARDPSPVRSDGFNFAAKLEKLSAAGSLTVEVQGREYALFEVDGKITCTDAACPHEGAPLAEGEVTDGVVTCPWHQWEFDVCTGCSVTPAGHTIKTYETLIEGGDVFIKTASNAGGIDIPDLSPATAVKAAEVSLRVLDVIAETPNVRTFRLDNSQTVLPQDFPGKFAQVCIPVEEGELWRSFTISSSPTDSQHIDLTVKLNPDGIATNYLFENIQPGSKLRIKGALGGFCFDPDRHREPLVLISAGSGITPMMAITRFLKDTGRSNPCTLLYGARTQSDIIFHEECRSLVTDGGAFQYVVSLTQPDDSWTGEVGRIDFERVQRFVSNVAGSRYFLCGPNEFMDELRAALTEAGVPEDRVHTEQFHATPAPATV from the coding sequence ATGGCCAACCCTGTTGAAGATTGGAAAGCGGAAAAACATTCGTTCGAGGTCTGGGAGGACTGTGAGAAATACGCCGCCACCCGCACGCCCATGAAGGAGATCCCCCAACCTGATTTGGAACGCATGAAATGGTACGGCTTCTTCTACCGGAAACGGGACGGTTCAGGCCGGTACATGAACCGGATCCGGATTACTGCCGGGGAAATGAACGCCGAACAGGCACGAGAAATCGCGCACTTGGCCTATGAATATGGGCATGGAATTGTCGATGTCACAACCCGCGCGAATGTTCAAGTGCAAGGGCTGGAAATTGAGCATCTTCCCAAATTTGCCGCTCGGCTGGACAAGGTGGGTGTCACTTCCAAACAAACAGGGCACGATAACATCCGCAATGTGTTCGCGCATCCTTTTAGCGGATTGATTCCTGACGAACTGATCGACACGCGGCAACTGTGCCACGACGTCACGGCACTGTTTGTTGATAGCCGTGAATATTCTGACCTGCCGCGGAAGATGAATATTTGTCTCAACGGTACCGATCAACATTCGGCGCATTTTTGGACGCAGGACATTAGCTTTCTGGCAACGCACAACGACGATGGCGAAGTAGTCTTTCAGCCGCTCATCGGCGGCACCCAGGGACAAAACCCCCGCTTAGCGTCGCACTTGCCGGTGCTGATCTATCCGGAACAGGTTGTCGATGTGACGCGGTCGATATTGGATCTATTTCGTGCGAAAGGCTCGCGGGTCAAACGCAATGCGGCGCGCTTTCGGTTTCTCGTCGACGAAATTGGTGTCAGCGGGGTGCTGCAATGGTTGGAGGAGACGCTGCCGTTTCCTTTGCAACCGGGAATCAGCGAACCGACTCCCGCGTCCAGTCACGACGAACTGGTGGGCTGGTTTCGCCAAACAAATCCAAAATTGTGGACAATGGGACTCTCGGTTCCGTTGGGCCGCATGACGTGGCAACAACTCGAAGGACTGGGCCGCCTCAGTAAAAAATGGGGCGATGGCCAACTGCGGGTGACGCACGAGCAGGGGATCGCCGTGATCAACATCCCTTCGGGGTTTAAGGATGCGGCGGCAACCGATGCGGCGGCTTTGGGGCTCGGCGTGCATGCCGACCCGTTTGACCTAAACACCATGGCCTGCACGGGAAGCCAGTTCTGCAACATTGCTGTGACCGAAACCAAAGGGCAGATGTTGCAACTGGTCGAAAAGTTGCGAAAACGCGCTCTCAAACTGCACGGTATTCGCATTCACATGAGCGGTTGCCCGTCGAGTTGCGCTCAACATTTTACGGCCGACATCGGACTCAAAGGGGTCCGCGTACGACGGTTGATCGGCACCCGCGAAGGCTTCGACGTGTTTCTTGGCGGAGGAATTGCCGGACAGGTCCACATGGGCATGCCCTATCGATTGGGCGTCGATGTCGACCAGTTGCCGACGCTGATTGAAGACGTTGTCGGAGAATATTACCTGTTGCACAAGCCGGGACAGACATTCAGTGCGTATTGGCGCGAGAAACTTCAAGCCGCCAAAGCGGACAAGGTTGGTGATGAGGAGTATCAACCGCCGGTCTGGTTGTGCGAAAGCTGTGATCATCGCCACATCGGTGAAGACCCGCCGGTCTTTTGCCCCAGCTGTGCGGGATTGCGGCGTCATTTCGCCCGCTTAGACAATGAGACTTCGCCAACCGAAACCGTAGTGGAAGCGCGGGATCCATCACCGGTGCGTTCCGATGGATTCAACTTTGCCGCCAAGTTGGAAAAACTGTCAGCTGCCGGAAGCCTTACGGTCGAAGTCCAAGGGCGCGAGTACGCACTATTTGAAGTCGATGGCAAAATCACCTGCACCGATGCCGCGTGTCCTCACGAAGGGGCACCACTAGCCGAGGGCGAAGTCACCGACGGGGTCGTCACCTGCCCTTGGCATCAATGGGAGTTTGACGTCTGTACCGGATGCAGTGTGACCCCCGCTGGCCATACCATCAAAACGTACGAGACTTTGATTGAAGGGGGCGACGTATTTATTAAAACAGCGAGCAATGCGGGGGGGATTGATATACCGGACCTGTCGCCGGCGACAGCGGTCAAAGCGGCTGAAGTTTCTCTACGTGTGTTGGATGTCATCGCCGAAACTCCCAACGTCCGTACCTTTCGTTTGGACAACTCGCAAACGGTCCTGCCGCAGGATTTCCCCGGCAAATTCGCACAGGTCTGCATACCAGTCGAAGAGGGGGAACTGTGGCGCAGTTTCACGATTAGCTCTTCACCGACAGACAGTCAGCACATCGATCTGACCGTTAAGTTGAATCCCGACGGAATTGCCACCAACTACTTATTTGAAAACATACAGCCGGGTAGCAAGCTTCGCATTAAGGGAGCGTTGGGGGGCTTTTGCTTTGATCCGGACCGTCACCGGGAGCCGTTGGTTTTGATCTCCGCCGGTAGCGGAATCACCCCCATGATGGCGATCACGCGGTTTTTGAAGGACACCGGCCGCTCCAATCCGTGCACCCTGTTATACGGGGCACGTACCCAATCCGACATCATCTTTCACGAGGAATGTCGTAGCCTGGTAACGGATGGCGGGGCGTTTCAATATGTCGTTTCGCTCACACAGCCTGATGATTCTTGGACCGGTGAAGTGGGGCGTATTGATTTTGAACGTGTGCAACGATTCGTTTCGAACGTAGCGGGAAGTCGCTACTTCTTGTGTGGGCCAAACGAGTTTATGGATGAGTTGCGGGCTGCGCTGACCGAGGCGGGTGTGCCTGAGGACCGGGTGCATACCGAACAGTTTCACGCGACCCCGGCACCTGCGACGGTTTGA
- a CDS encoding MFS transporter yields the protein MELKNKATRFGPREIFNFKLLGTPQMRAFHMSWFAFFLCFFAWFGIAPLMKIVAKEMSLTKSQIGWCIIGSVAITVLARLFIGWLCDRVGPRLAYTWLLLLGSIPVMCIGFAHDFTTFLIFRIAIGAIGASFVITQYHTSVMFAPNCVGTANATSAGWGNLGGGVTQMVMPLVFAGFVTLLGFSESIGWRASMFVAGLMCALTGVAYYLFTQDAPDGNFSELRAKGLLPKKEESKGTFLEAAKDYRVWALFIIYGTCFGIELTINNVATLYFLNHFDYFQEMDSVKALSIAGLIAGSFGLMNLFARTLGGHFGDKFGAKWGLSGRVKWLFVVLFCEGLALMLFSQMSVLLLAIPALILFSLFVQMSEGATFSVVPFINKRALGSVSGIVGAGGNAGAVAAGFLFKAESLTWPTALFVLGSIVTCCSFFCFAVNFSEAAETEARLHTDAVGVGLSGPLELEPAPATS from the coding sequence ATGGAACTGAAAAACAAAGCCACTCGGTTTGGTCCGCGTGAAATCTTTAATTTCAAACTTCTGGGGACGCCGCAGATGCGGGCGTTTCATATGAGTTGGTTTGCATTTTTCCTTTGCTTCTTCGCTTGGTTTGGCATTGCGCCGTTGATGAAGATCGTGGCAAAGGAGATGAGCCTCACTAAATCGCAAATCGGCTGGTGCATCATCGGCTCGGTGGCCATCACGGTCCTCGCCCGTCTGTTTATTGGTTGGTTGTGTGATCGCGTTGGTCCGCGACTGGCTTACACATGGCTACTCCTGCTCGGTTCGATTCCGGTGATGTGCATCGGCTTTGCGCACGACTTTACGACGTTCCTGATTTTCCGAATTGCGATCGGAGCCATCGGGGCTTCATTTGTGATCACGCAATACCACACCTCAGTGATGTTCGCCCCGAACTGTGTGGGGACGGCCAATGCCACCAGCGCCGGATGGGGTAATCTCGGCGGGGGCGTGACACAAATGGTGATGCCCCTTGTATTTGCCGGATTCGTCACGCTACTGGGTTTCAGCGAATCAATCGGTTGGCGGGCCTCGATGTTTGTCGCCGGGTTGATGTGCGCATTGACCGGCGTGGCCTACTATCTCTTCACGCAGGATGCGCCGGATGGCAATTTTAGTGAACTACGCGCCAAGGGTTTGCTCCCTAAAAAAGAGGAAAGCAAAGGGACGTTTCTCGAAGCCGCGAAGGACTACCGGGTGTGGGCATTGTTCATTATCTACGGGACCTGTTTCGGTATTGAGCTGACGATCAACAACGTGGCCACTTTGTATTTCCTCAATCACTTCGACTACTTCCAAGAAATGGATAGCGTCAAAGCGCTCAGTATCGCCGGATTGATTGCCGGTTCCTTTGGCTTGATGAACCTGTTTGCTCGGACGCTGGGTGGGCACTTCGGCGATAAATTTGGAGCGAAATGGGGACTGTCGGGCCGCGTGAAATGGTTATTCGTGGTGCTGTTCTGTGAAGGTTTGGCCCTGATGCTGTTTTCACAGATGAGTGTCTTGCTGTTGGCGATTCCGGCTTTGATCTTGTTTAGCCTGTTTGTGCAAATGTCCGAAGGCGCGACCTTTTCCGTGGTGCCGTTCATCAACAAACGGGCCTTGGGTTCGGTCTCGGGCATCGTAGGGGCCGGTGGAAACGCAGGGGCTGTTGCGGCGGGCTTTCTCTTCAAAGCCGAGTCGCTCACCTGGCCGACGGCACTATTTGTCCTTGGCTCGATTGTCACATGCTGCTCGTTCTTTTGTTTCGCGGTGAACTTCAGCGAGGCCGCCGAAACCGAAGCTCGGCTCCACACCGATGCGGTCGGTGTCGGCCTTTCCGGGCCGTTGGAATTGGAACCCGCCCCGGCGACATCTTAA